In Candidatus Saganbacteria bacterium, a single window of DNA contains:
- a CDS encoding class A beta-lactamase-related serine hydrolase — protein sequence MLKRILLLILAGALIFQPSFAAGRFSGLEGKLRSIAYKNYGRQVFRGYLIGVSFIDVNTKRAVSVNGSRPFPAASIIKLPVMACLFSMSDRKQINLGEHIYFSDEDKLPGAGILRWLQPNRYTLWNYCRMMISLSDNTATRIIIGRIGRKAVNRYCRKTGLYKTYLLNANPLTEPPDRTVNITTPNDIAKLLLRIQKGAGFTSSSRKDMLSFMFSQKYRFGIPFVLPKGFKCANKTGNISNVLHDCAVVYAPRGKYVLCVFTKGFRHDRSARVVINKVSAAVAGYYK from the coding sequence ATGCTTAAAAGAATTTTGCTGTTAATTTTAGCGGGAGCTCTTATTTTTCAACCATCATTTGCCGCCGGCAGGTTCTCCGGCCTTGAAGGCAAGTTGAGGTCTATCGCATATAAGAACTACGGCAGGCAGGTGTTCCGCGGATACTTGATCGGTGTATCGTTCATCGATGTCAATACAAAAAGGGCCGTCTCGGTGAACGGGAGCAGGCCTTTTCCCGCGGCATCCATAATAAAACTGCCGGTGATGGCATGCTTGTTCTCCATGTCCGACCGTAAGCAGATAAATTTGGGGGAGCACATCTATTTTTCGGATGAAGACAAGCTTCCCGGTGCCGGGATACTGCGGTGGCTGCAGCCGAACAGGTATACGCTATGGAATTACTGCAGGATGATGATATCTCTTTCCGATAATACGGCGACAAGGATCATCATAGGAAGGATAGGCAGAAAAGCCGTGAACAGGTACTGCAGGAAGACAGGACTTTATAAGACCTATTTGTTGAATGCGAATCCTCTCACTGAACCTCCGGACAGGACGGTTAACATCACGACCCCTAATGATATCGCAAAATTGCTGCTGAGGATACAGAAAGGGGCGGGCTTTACTTCTTCGTCGAGAAAGGACATGCTTTCGTTCATGTTCAGCCAGAAGTACAGGTTCGGCATTCCGTTCGTTTTGCCAAAGGGCTTTAAATGCGCCAACAAGACCGGCAATATTTCTAACGTCCTCCATGACTGCGCTGTCGTGTACGCCCCGCGCGGCAAATATGTCCTCTGCGTTTTTACGAAAGGTTTCAGGCATGACCGGAGCGCGAGGGTGGTGATAAACAAGGTCTCGGCAGCCGTGGCGGGTTATTATAAATAA
- a CDS encoding FAD-dependent thymidylate synthase, producing the protein MQINLAGYNIDAEVLEELKKGPVQRQDVTPETISAAYARISRDPRPIDELRKAARQEVEKARKSNSSIIFKMGHHSVAEHAVFNFDLIAISRLAVEHLEHFRLCSFTEKSQRYITLEDDFVVPEEIKGSKAEGIFVSTIKEQNRLYHRLNEKLQAYVLKKHAVLAKDPKNGVLLEGWAKEDARYVTALATQAQLGLTVNARNLELMFRRFASQPLSEIKEISKKMYGLAAKIAPSIILFTEANEFDAKTYQEIKSKINSKIKIHHSKQPEVRLIDHTKDADDVLVASLMFAVSGEDFESCEKKVKKMSLAEKELIVKTSGKYMQFYDTVLREFENIDVTFEVMLSSSCFAQLKRHRMATIITQPYDISLGVTVPPSIDEIGMKKAFMEIIARTEKAYEIVMKTNSAAAPYVLTNAHRRRVLFKCNARELYHLSRLREDSHAQWDICNISRIMSEETKKVMPFAMMFIGGKDGYPGIYKKIFGEYPKVMG; encoded by the coding sequence ATGCAGATAAACCTCGCCGGATACAATATCGATGCTGAAGTTCTGGAAGAGCTGAAAAAAGGGCCCGTCCAAAGGCAGGATGTCACGCCCGAGACGATCTCGGCCGCTTACGCGAGGATCAGCCGCGATCCGAGGCCGATCGACGAACTGCGCAAAGCCGCAAGGCAGGAGGTTGAAAAGGCCAGGAAGTCGAACAGCAGCATCATATTCAAAATGGGACATCACTCTGTGGCCGAGCACGCCGTATTCAATTTTGATCTGATCGCCATATCGCGCCTCGCCGTGGAACACCTGGAGCATTTCAGGCTCTGTTCCTTCACGGAAAAATCCCAGAGATATATAACCCTTGAAGATGATTTTGTGGTCCCGGAAGAAATAAAAGGTTCAAAAGCTGAAGGGATCTTTGTTTCAACGATAAAGGAACAGAACAGGCTGTACCACCGGCTGAACGAAAAATTGCAGGCCTATGTCCTGAAGAAACACGCTGTCCTGGCAAAGGACCCGAAGAACGGAGTCCTTCTTGAAGGCTGGGCCAAAGAGGACGCGAGGTACGTGACAGCTCTTGCGACACAGGCGCAGCTGGGCCTCACGGTGAACGCCAGGAACCTTGAGCTCATGTTCAGGCGTTTCGCGTCGCAGCCCCTCTCAGAGATAAAAGAAATATCGAAAAAGATGTACGGGCTTGCGGCAAAGATAGCGCCTTCCATTATCTTATTTACGGAAGCGAATGAATTTGACGCAAAAACTTACCAGGAAATTAAATCCAAAATAAATTCAAAAATCAAAATTCATCATTCAAAACAACCTGAAGTCAGGTTGATCGATCATACGAAAGATGCCGATGATGTTTTGGTGGCGAGCCTGATGTTCGCAGTGAGCGGAGAGGATTTTGAAAGCTGCGAAAAGAAGGTCAAAAAAATGTCCTTGGCAGAAAAAGAGCTTATTGTTAAAACCTCCGGCAAATACATGCAGTTCTATGATACGGTACTCCGCGAGTTCGAGAACATCGATGTGACATTTGAAGTAATGCTGTCATCATCCTGTTTTGCGCAGCTTAAACGGCACAGGATGGCGACGATAATAACACAGCCGTATGATATCTCTCTCGGTGTGACAGTGCCGCCGTCGATAGACGAAATCGGCATGAAAAAAGCCTTTATGGAGATCATTGCAAGAACGGAAAAAGCTTATGAGATCGTCATGAAGACAAACTCTGCCGCAGCTCCTTACGTATTGACGAATGCTCACAGGAGAAGGGTCCTGTTCAAATGCAATGCCAGGGAACTGTATCATCTGTCCAGGCTTCGGGAGGACAGCCACGCGCAGTGGGACATCTGCAATATCTCAAGGATAATGAGCGAAGAAACTAAAAAGGTCATGCCTTTTGCGATGATGTTCATCGGGGGGAAGGACGGATATCCCGGGATCTATAAAAAGATATTTGGTGAATATCCGAAGGTGATGGGGTGA
- a CDS encoding HEAT repeat domain-containing protein — MSGINGGSLAVPVTADEYKRLSALKKEGSARNTEVGSAGFGERPVILLAAAQPVASAPSPQSAPDTSEQKKIKGLIDVFKSRNYVWIQEAVEALQKIGSPAIPAIVEALKDNEWIVRYHAAYTLGEFGDKQAVPDLVKALNDSESLVRLSAQQAIEKIKKAQTQPVAKPGTIPLEKPAGVKK; from the coding sequence ATGAGCGGAATTAATGGCGGAAGTTTAGCGGTCCCGGTTACAGCCGATGAATACAAAAGACTGTCAGCCCTCAAAAAAGAAGGATCTGCAAGAAACACGGAAGTCGGGTCTGCAGGTTTTGGAGAAAGGCCAGTAATCTTGCTGGCTGCAGCGCAGCCGGTCGCATCAGCCCCGTCGCCGCAGTCGGCACCGGACACTTCGGAACAGAAAAAAATAAAAGGGTTGATCGATGTATTTAAAAGCCGTAACTACGTTTGGATCCAAGAAGCAGTCGAAGCTTTGCAAAAAATCGGAAGTCCTGCAATCCCGGCCATTGTCGAAGCGCTGAAAGACAATGAATGGATCGTTCGATATCACGCCGCCTATACACTAGGTGAATTTGGCGATAAACAGGCAGTCCCGGATCTCGTGAAAGCATTGAACGATAGTGAAAGCCTTGTTCGCCTGTCTGCACAACAAGCAATCGAAAAGATAAAAAAAGCACAAACTCAACCTGTTGCAAAACCCGGCACCATACCGCTCGAAAAGCCTGCGGGGGTCAAGAAATAG
- a CDS encoding DNA adenine methylase, translated as MAHIQRSLFSGNAPEYLDLDAPYFSSQLITYLGNKRSLLSFLNKGFAKVKKILNKEKLVILDGFAGSGSVSRLLKYYAKVLYANDLENYSFTLNRCYLANRSEINVKKLEYYIDILNDRKLSINKPGFISLNYSPKDDMDIKSGERVFYTSKNAQVIDNIRKLIDKDVPEKYRVFCLASLLVEASIHTNTSGVFKGFHKKNGIGHFGGKGENALSRIKKEITLEVPVFSDIECKVVVLKKDINRLVKDTNLPEFDLVYLDPPYNQHPYGSNYFMLNLINDYKNFYIQDGVSGITRDWNKSVYNKRHLAEEAMDQLLKNTRAKFIVISYNDEGIIPVKTFKSILSKHGKWKLMSSEYNTYRGSRNLRNRNIRVKEMMWVLRKK; from the coding sequence ATGGCACACATACAACGATCTTTATTTTCCGGCAATGCCCCGGAATACCTTGACTTAGATGCCCCATATTTTTCTTCTCAGCTGATAACTTATCTCGGCAATAAAAGGTCGCTCCTTTCCTTTCTTAATAAGGGGTTTGCTAAAGTTAAGAAAATACTTAACAAAGAAAAACTTGTTATCCTTGACGGTTTCGCGGGAAGCGGCTCAGTTTCGAGGCTTTTGAAATATTACGCAAAGGTCCTGTATGCCAATGACCTTGAGAATTACAGTTTTACGCTAAACAGATGTTATCTTGCAAACAGATCAGAGATAAATGTTAAAAAGCTTGAATATTACATAGACATTCTAAATGATCGTAAATTATCCATAAATAAGCCAGGTTTCATCAGCCTCAATTATTCGCCAAAGGATGATATGGATATTAAATCCGGAGAGCGGGTTTTTTATACGAGCAAGAACGCTCAGGTCATCGATAATATTAGGAAACTCATCGACAAAGACGTTCCCGAAAAATACCGCGTCTTCTGTCTTGCATCGCTTCTGGTGGAAGCATCTATACACACGAACACTTCCGGCGTCTTCAAAGGGTTCCACAAGAAGAACGGCATCGGCCATTTCGGAGGCAAAGGCGAGAATGCCCTCTCAAGGATAAAAAAGGAAATAACCCTTGAAGTGCCGGTATTCTCTGATATCGAGTGTAAGGTCGTTGTACTAAAAAAAGATATTAATCGGCTTGTTAAAGACACAAATCTTCCGGAGTTCGATCTTGTCTATCTTGACCCGCCCTATAACCAGCATCCTTACGGGTCAAACTATTTCATGCTGAACCTTATAAATGACTATAAAAACTTTTATATCCAGGACGGCGTCAGCGGGATCACGCGGGATTGGAACAAGTCCGTTTATAACAAAAGGCATCTTGCCGAAGAGGCAATGGACCAACTTCTGAAAAACACCAGAGCTAAATTCATCGTTATCTCTTACAATGATGAAGGGATAATCCCCGTTAAGACTTTCAAGTCCATCCTGTCCAAACACGGAAAATGGAAGCTTATGTCAAGCGAATATAATACTTACCGAGGGTCAAGGAACCTTAGGAACAGGAATATAAGAGTGAAAGAGATGATGTGGGTGCTGCGGAAGAAATAA
- a CDS encoding phosphoglycerate kinase, which yields MKKCISDLKDSELNGKRVLVRVDFNVPQDKAGNITDDRRIRESLPTIKYLIDKGSKVILVSHLGRPSGVTQELRMNPIAKRLEELLGKKVLKLDDCIGEEVEDAVSKMNNGDVTLLENVRFYKEEEANDENFSKKLAALADVYVNDAFGTAHRAHASTEGVAHILPGVCGFLIRKELEFLGGALTNPKKPFVAIIGGAKVSSKITVIKNLAQKVDTLVIGGGMIFTFMKTQGFEIGKSLVETKFLDQAKVIWSQLKGMPNLKLIVPVDHVVVAELKADAPSKVVPNDGIPADMLGVDIGPETIKLIKDEIKNAGTVVWNGPMGVFEIDKFAKGTNEVARALADSKAVTIVGGGDSAAAVEKAGVADKITHISTGGGASLEFLEGKILPGIAILQDK from the coding sequence ATGAAGAAATGCATTTCTGACCTGAAAGATAGTGAACTGAACGGCAAGAGAGTGCTTGTAAGGGTCGATTTCAATGTGCCGCAGGATAAAGCGGGCAATATTACGGACGACAGGAGGATAAGAGAATCGCTCCCGACGATAAAATATCTTATAGATAAAGGATCAAAAGTGATCCTCGTCTCCCATCTCGGCAGGCCCAGCGGTGTGACACAGGAGCTGAGGATGAACCCCATAGCAAAAAGGCTCGAGGAACTGCTGGGGAAGAAAGTCCTGAAACTAGATGACTGCATCGGAGAAGAGGTCGAGGATGCCGTTTCAAAGATGAATAACGGCGACGTGACGCTGCTCGAAAACGTGAGGTTCTATAAAGAAGAAGAGGCGAACGATGAGAACTTCTCCAAAAAACTTGCCGCTTTGGCCGATGTCTATGTCAACGACGCGTTCGGTACGGCTCACAGGGCCCACGCTTCAACTGAAGGTGTCGCTCATATCCTTCCGGGAGTCTGCGGGTTTCTGATCAGAAAAGAGCTTGAGTTCCTCGGCGGCGCGCTTACAAACCCGAAGAAACCGTTCGTCGCTATAATCGGCGGAGCTAAAGTCTCATCAAAAATAACCGTCATAAAGAACCTGGCTCAGAAGGTGGATACTCTGGTGATCGGAGGCGGGATGATATTTACTTTCATGAAGACCCAGGGTTTTGAGATAGGAAAATCTCTGGTCGAAACAAAATTCCTTGACCAGGCAAAGGTAATATGGTCGCAGCTGAAAGGGATGCCGAATTTGAAGCTGATAGTCCCTGTAGACCATGTGGTGGTCGCCGAGTTGAAAGCAGACGCGCCGTCAAAAGTCGTGCCAAATGATGGTATCCCCGCCGACATGCTTGGCGTCGATATAGGACCCGAGACGATAAAACTGATAAAAGATGAGATCAAAAATGCCGGGACCGTGGTCTGGAACGGACCTATGGGCGTTTTTGAGATAGATAAGTTCGCAAAGGGTACCAACGAGGTCGCAAGAGCGCTTGCCGATTCAAAAGCCGTGACCATAGTTGGGGGAGGAGATTCCGCGGCGGCGGTAGAAAAAGCGGGCGTCGCCGATAAGATAACACATATATCCACCGGCGGCGGAGCTTCGCTGGAATTTCTGGAGGGCAAAATACTTCCGGGCATCGCGATACTGCAGGACAAGTAA
- a CDS encoding L,D-transpeptidase encodes MVISKSKHLIYYCNNGFIVRNVSWKGFDLKFPAPIAIGMGGRYETPAGEYYICQKNADSRFTLFLGLSWPNIADANKAVELGSRLSASDYRRIVAANILRAQPPWDTPLGGTYGIHGAPTYMKYAIDRMEKKDPDLIYVTKRDNTRGCVAVEHRYLKFLFANVDEGTPVLIVN; translated from the coding sequence ATGGTTATATCAAAATCAAAACATCTTATTTATTACTGCAATAATGGTTTTATCGTGCGTAATGTGTCATGGAAAGGTTTCGACCTGAAATTCCCGGCGCCAATTGCTATCGGCATGGGCGGCAGGTATGAGACACCGGCAGGGGAGTATTATATCTGCCAGAAAAATGCGGACAGCCGCTTCACGCTTTTTCTGGGACTGAGCTGGCCGAACATCGCGGATGCCAATAAGGCGGTAGAGTTGGGGTCCAGGTTGAGCGCTTCCGATTACAGGAGGATCGTGGCAGCTAATATTTTGAGGGCCCAGCCGCCCTGGGACACCCCGCTGGGCGGGACATACGGGATCCACGGTGCGCCTACATATATGAAATATGCCATCGACAGGATGGAGAAGAAAGATCCGGACCTTATTTATGTAACAAAAAGAGACAATACAAGAGGATGCGTGGCAGTGGAGCACCGCTACCTGAAATTTCTATTTGCCAATGTCGATGAAGGCACCCCGGTGCTGATAGTAAATTAA
- a CDS encoding MFS transporter, with protein sequence MNGSFANIFRALKNRNYRLFFAGQSISLIGTWMQAVAVGWLAYRMTNSAFVLGAVAFSSQIPAFIIAPFAGVMVDRWDKQKVLIITQTISLFQALALASLVLSGRIEVWHLYLLGAVLGLVNSIDMPARQSFVVKMVKREDLGNAIALNSSMVNSARLIGPAVAGVLIAMFGEGYCFLINAVSYVAVIISLMMMKITATEEKRVAKPFFREFKDGLSYAYHNEAIRDIILLISMVSLAGMSYAILMPIFAKNILHGGPQTLGFLMSGAGMGALAGGLFLASRKSVVGLNKLMNFGTALFGAGLILFSLSKIYILSLILMPVVGFGMLTQIAGSNTVLQTIVSDNKRGRIMSLYSMAFLGMAPFGSIIAGTLAHNLGAPTAVMINGIMCLIASALFYVRLPHIRKVIRPIYVEKGILEASEITTPPEEC encoded by the coding sequence ATGAATGGATCTTTTGCGAACATATTCCGCGCACTGAAGAACCGCAACTACCGTTTGTTTTTTGCGGGCCAGAGCATATCGCTGATCGGGACATGGATGCAGGCCGTCGCGGTGGGCTGGCTGGCGTATAGGATGACGAACTCAGCTTTTGTCCTCGGAGCCGTGGCGTTCTCAAGCCAGATACCGGCGTTCATCATTGCGCCTTTCGCGGGAGTGATGGTCGACAGGTGGGATAAGCAGAAGGTCCTCATCATCACTCAGACCATCTCCCTTTTTCAGGCGCTTGCGCTTGCATCTCTTGTACTTTCAGGCAGGATCGAGGTCTGGCACCTTTATTTACTGGGAGCGGTCCTTGGGCTCGTTAACTCGATCGACATGCCGGCAAGACAGTCCTTCGTGGTCAAGATGGTCAAAAGAGAGGACCTGGGAAATGCGATAGCGCTTAACTCATCAATGGTTAACAGCGCGAGACTCATCGGACCTGCTGTCGCGGGAGTGCTGATCGCGATGTTCGGTGAAGGTTACTGTTTTCTTATCAATGCAGTAAGCTATGTCGCCGTTATAATATCACTGATGATGATGAAGATCACGGCCACTGAGGAAAAGAGAGTGGCAAAGCCTTTCTTCAGGGAATTCAAAGATGGCCTGTCTTACGCCTATCATAATGAGGCGATAAGGGACATAATCCTGCTCATCAGCATGGTGAGCCTTGCAGGGATGTCGTATGCGATACTGATGCCTATTTTCGCGAAGAACATCCTTCACGGAGGGCCTCAGACACTCGGTTTCCTGATGTCCGGAGCGGGAATGGGAGCCCTTGCAGGAGGTCTGTTCCTTGCCTCGCGCAAAAGCGTCGTCGGACTCAATAAGTTGATGAACTTCGGCACAGCCCTCTTTGGCGCGGGGTTGATCCTGTTCTCACTATCTAAGATTTATATCTTGTCGCTCATACTGATGCCTGTCGTGGGGTTCGGGATGCTGACGCAGATCGCAGGAAGCAACACTGTGCTGCAGACTATCGTCTCTGACAACAAGAGAGGAAGGATCATGAGCCTCTATTCGATGGCTTTTCTAGGAATGGCGCCGTTCGGAAGCATAATCGCCGGGACGCTCGCCCACAATCTTGGAGCACCGACCGCGGTCATGATAAACGGGATCATGTGCCTCATTGCATCAGCGCTGTTTTACGTACGCCTGCCGCATATCAGGAAAGTAATAAGGCCCATCTATGTAGAAAAGGGGATCCTTGAAGCTTCGGAGATAACGACACCTCCCGAGGAATGCTGA
- a CDS encoding nucleoside-diphosphate kinase, with translation MANTKTLVVIKPDGIKKSLTGNILSRLSETKLRIIGAKVLHVTRELAEKHYAHLKDKPFFKSVVDYICGDVYDEPYRRVLALVYTGPDAVKKVRQLAGVTNPEEADASSIRGQYGRITSKGIFENVLHCSATPEEAEVEIKLWFDPDEIVEAIYPTETIETKVKKRSWK, from the coding sequence ATGGCGAACACAAAAACGCTGGTAGTGATCAAACCGGACGGTATAAAAAAGTCCCTGACAGGGAACATTCTTTCCCGTCTTTCCGAGACAAAACTGCGTATCATAGGAGCAAAGGTCCTTCATGTGACGAGGGAGCTTGCCGAAAAGCATTACGCGCACCTGAAGGACAAGCCGTTCTTTAAGAGCGTTGTCGACTATATATGCGGCGATGTTTATGACGAGCCTTACAGGAGGGTCCTTGCCCTGGTTTATACCGGGCCGGACGCGGTAAAAAAAGTAAGGCAGCTTGCGGGCGTCACAAATCCTGAAGAAGCCGATGCCTCTTCGATAAGAGGCCAGTACGGCAGGATCACTTCAAAAGGCATATTTGAAAATGTTCTCCACTGCTCGGCAACTCCCGAAGAGGCGGAAGTCGAGATTAAACTTTGGTTTGATCCGGATGAAATTGTAGAAGCCATATATCCTACAGAGACGATCGAAACCAAAGTTAAAAAAAGATCCTGGAAGTAG
- the gap gene encoding type I glyceraldehyde-3-phosphate dehydrogenase, with protein MAGKVKVGINGFGRIGRLVFMALVEKGVLGREADIVGVVDISTDAKYFAYQLKYDSVHGRFKAKISTEKSSPSAAEDDVLVVNGDKVKCIMATKDPSQLPWKELGVDIVLECTGLFTDSEKAKGHLAAGAKKVIISAPGKGDVKTIVIGVNDNEYDPAKHNIVSNASCTTNCLAPLVHVLLKEGIGVETGLMTTIHSYTATQKTVDGPSKKDWRGGRAAAINIIPSTTGAAKAVGEVLPATKGKLTGMSFRIPTADVSVVDLTFRSVKDTSIEEIDSLLKKASASYLKGILGVADEEVVSTDFIHDERSSIYDSLATLQNNLKGEKRFFKLVSWYDNEWGYSNRVVDLLVKMIGKGL; from the coding sequence ATGGCAGGCAAGGTCAAAGTCGGTATCAACGGGTTCGGGAGGATTGGGCGTCTTGTATTTATGGCGCTGGTTGAAAAAGGGGTCCTCGGCAGGGAGGCGGACATAGTCGGGGTGGTGGACATCAGCACCGACGCGAAATATTTCGCGTACCAGCTGAAATATGATTCTGTCCACGGCAGGTTCAAGGCAAAGATATCCACGGAAAAAAGCAGCCCTTCTGCTGCCGAGGATGATGTCCTGGTCGTGAACGGTGACAAGGTAAAATGCATAATGGCGACAAAGGACCCCTCGCAGCTCCCGTGGAAGGAACTGGGAGTGGACATAGTACTCGAATGCACGGGGCTCTTTACCGATTCAGAAAAAGCGAAAGGCCACCTGGCCGCAGGCGCGAAAAAGGTCATAATCTCGGCCCCCGGGAAAGGCGATGTAAAGACAATAGTGATCGGCGTCAATGACAATGAATATGATCCCGCAAAGCACAACATCGTCTCCAACGCTTCCTGTACGACGAACTGCCTAGCCCCGCTGGTCCACGTGCTTTTAAAAGAAGGTATCGGAGTTGAAACAGGTTTAATGACAACCATCCATTCTTATACAGCGACACAGAAGACCGTTGACGGGCCTTCCAAAAAGGACTGGCGCGGGGGAAGAGCGGCTGCCATCAATATAATTCCCTCGACAACGGGCGCAGCGAAAGCCGTCGGTGAAGTCCTTCCCGCGACAAAAGGCAAATTGACGGGGATGTCGTTCAGAATACCGACTGCCGATGTTTCCGTTGTTGACCTGACCTTCCGTTCGGTAAAAGATACGTCAATCGAAGAGATAGATTCGTTACTGAAAAAAGCGTCGGCTTCCTATCTGAAAGGGATACTCGGCGTGGCAGATGAAGAAGTAGTCTCCACCGATTTCATCCATGACGAGCGCTCTTCGATCTATGATTCGCTCGCGACGCTGCAGAACAACCTTAAAGGCGAGAAAAGGTTCTTTAAATTAGTATCCTGGTATGATAACGAATGGGGCTATTCCAACAGGGTAGTGGACCTGCTCGTTAAGATGATCGGTAAGGGTTTATAA